The nucleotide window GGTGCTTCGTATATTTCGTTGCGTTTGCCTAGGAAGCAAGGATCGTGGTAAGTGATCTTTTTGTTAACGTGTTTGGAAAGTTTTAGCCTGCCACTTTCGATGGTTTCAGCGAGAAATTCTGTATAATGCTGAATGCGAAGCCCTTTATCACTGTATGGTTTGTCATTTTTGAAAGTGTTGTAACAGTGAGGAGACAGCGTTATAATTTTCTCTGCATTGAACTTTTCAAACGTCGAAATATTATGTTCGGCAAGCATTTCGAACAATCCTTTCTCGCCAAGTCGTAGTATGTGATCTCCACAACACCATTCTTCAGTGCCAAGTGTTACAAAGTCAACACCTAAACTATTGAATACTGAGACCATGGATTTGGCAATTGCTTGACTTCTCTGATCATAAGCTAATGCGCAACCCACAAAGGACAAGATGGCTGCCTTTTCAACAGTTGGAAACGTTTTAACGTTCAAGTCCTTAGCCCAGTCCATCCTTTTACTCGGATGCATCCCCAGCGGATTATGATATCTGACAACGCTTGTAAGTACGTCCTTAACTGTTCTCGGTATATTACCTGTTTCTACCACAAGGCCGCGTTCGTCAACTATCGAGGATGAACAATCAACCTCTTTAGGACAAAACATTGTACATGAGTTGCAAGAGGTGCATAGCCACAGGTTGTCAGCCATAGCCTTCAACCGTTCAGCTGTGCCTTCATCTCTTGAATCTGAAACAAACCGATAATTGGTGGCATAAGTGGAAGGCCCTAAGAATTTCTCGTCTATTGCGGCTGGGCATGCAGAATAACAGATGGAACACTTAATGCACAGTGTCAAGTCCCAGTACTTTTTAAGATCCGTTGGTGATTGTATAAATTCGTCAGGCTTCTTGAACGCCTCCTCAGGTTTGATTAAGACTGGGGTTATTCTGTTGTATGTGTCAAAGAATGGTTGGATGTCTACAACTAGGTCTTTTATGACGGGCATGTTTTGGAGTGGTTCGATGACCAAGGTGTCAGAGTTTAGATGCAGTACTTGTGTGTAACAGGCCAACATGGGTTTTCCGTTAACCATAATTCCACAACTTCCACACACTCCCATTCTACATGAATGCCTAAACGTAAGCGCCCCATCAAAATTGTCCTTGATATAC belongs to Candidatus Bathyarchaeota archaeon and includes:
- the sdhB gene encoding succinate dehydrogenase iron-sulfur subunit; translated protein: MNSQVEKTVEFKIHRFNPQNKRHYISTHKVPVCKGMTLLDAFMYIKDNFDGALTFRHSCRMGVCGSCGIMVNGKPMLACYTQVLHLNSDTLVIEPLQNMPVIKDLVVDIQPFFDTYNRITPVLIKPEEAFKKPDEFIQSPTDLKKYWDLTLCIKCSICYSACPAAIDEKFLGPSTYATNYRFVSDSRDEGTAERLKAMADNLWLCTSCNSCTMFCPKEVDCSSSIVDERGLVVETGNIPRTVKDVLTSVVRYHNPLGMHPSKRMDWAKDLNVKTFPTVEKAAILSFVGCALAYDQRSQAIAKSMVSVFNSLGVDFVTLGTEEWCCGDHILRLGEKGLFEMLAEHNISTFEKFNAEKIITLSPHCYNTFKNDKPYSDKGLRIQHYTEFLAETIESGRLKLSKHVNKKITYHDPCFLGKRNEIYEAPRQILKSINCLELVEMKRTRENSFCCGGGAGRTWTEDAPPEKRPSIDRVREALELSVEVIATACPFCVTTLEDAVKVLDVEDKIVVKDILELLKEAM